The Serpentinimonas maccroryi genome has a segment encoding these proteins:
- the fliG gene encoding flagellar motor switch protein FliG produces MADTDDGLQDAAIFLMSLGEEEAAEVFKHFSPKEVQRLGETIARMRAVSKDKVDGVIDKFTAEAASQSLLVSDTDNYVRAVLKRALGDDKAALLIDRILQGGDVSGIESLKWMDPNSVAELLRNEHPQILAAILVHLDQDHSASILKQFTERTRNDVMLRIATMEGIQPMALKDLNEALYQVLAGGDKIRKSSLGGAKAAAEIINLLGTSLETSVVDSIRESDPDLAQKIMDKMFTFEDVNKLDNKAIQSVLKEVSSDALVIALKGASNELKEKILGNMSSRAAEALKEDLESRGPVRLSEVEAQQKDILKVVRRLADEGQITIGGGGDDAFV; encoded by the coding sequence ATGGCTGACACAGACGACGGACTGCAGGACGCGGCCATCTTCCTCATGTCGCTCGGCGAAGAGGAAGCGGCCGAAGTATTCAAGCATTTCTCGCCCAAAGAGGTGCAGCGCTTGGGCGAGACGATTGCGCGCATGCGCGCCGTGAGCAAAGACAAGGTTGATGGGGTGATCGACAAGTTCACCGCCGAAGCGGCCTCGCAAAGCCTGCTGGTCTCGGACACCGACAACTACGTGCGTGCCGTGCTCAAGCGTGCATTGGGCGACGACAAGGCGGCGTTGCTGATCGACCGCATTTTGCAAGGCGGCGACGTCTCCGGCATCGAAAGCCTGAAGTGGATGGACCCAAACTCGGTCGCCGAACTGCTGCGCAACGAACACCCGCAGATTCTGGCTGCCATTTTGGTGCACCTCGACCAAGACCATTCTGCCAGCATCCTTAAACAGTTCACCGAGCGCACGCGCAACGACGTCATGCTGCGCATCGCCACCATGGAGGGCATTCAACCGATGGCCCTCAAAGACCTCAACGAAGCGCTTTACCAAGTGCTGGCCGGCGGCGACAAAATCCGCAAAAGCTCGCTCGGGGGTGCCAAGGCAGCGGCCGAGATCATCAACCTGCTCGGCACCAGCCTCGAGACCAGCGTGGTCGATTCCATCCGCGAATCCGACCCCGACCTGGCACAAAAAATCATGGACAAGATGTTCACCTTCGAAGACGTGAACAAGCTCGACAACAAAGCCATCCAGTCGGTGCTCAAAGAGGTGTCCTCCGATGCGCTGGTGATCGCCCTCAAGGGTGCGAGCAACGAGCTCAAAGAAAAAATCCTCGGCAACATGTCGAGCCGCGCCGCCGAAGCGCTCAAAGAAGACCTGGAGTCGCGCGGGCCGGTGCGCTTGTCCGAGGTCGAGGCGCAACAAAAAGACATCCTCAAAGTGGTGCGCCGCCTGGCCGACGAGGGCCAAATCACGATCGGTGGCGGAGGCGACGATGCCTTCGTCTAG
- the fliF gene encoding flagellar basal-body MS-ring/collar protein FliF — MNTAVATVDAPPLQTAGPPNRLVQGFARLDSGRKLMLGLGAAALLALLVAAALMAGRPEFRVLYANLSPQDGGAVIEQLSQLGVPYQHSEGGTAILVPADRVHDVRLQLAAQGLPRGSVVGFELMDTARLGMTQFQERLNFQRGLEGELVRSISSLNAVAEARVHLALPNQTGFFREQQKPSASVLLTLHGGRVLDRAQVAGIVHLVASSVPEMRPAAVSVVDQQGNLLSQSADGAQSGIDSRQLEYRRMVEQMYAQRILDLLEPLVGRQNVRAQVTADVDFSVTDQTSEQFRPNQAPNEAAVRSAQLLESGSQTEQTPAGVPGAVANLPPGAAAAPINAPDAGPLGVVPGQNVPGGSAEANRRREQVTNFEVDRTVAVTRGATGNIRRLSAAVVLNHAEGTDRRGEPTTTALSPELMAQINALVREAIGFSEPRGDTVNVMNAAFNRTVVETVELPLWQQPWLQDLIRSLVWPLGLLLLALIVFLGMVRPSLKLMAAPPPEAGAEGAPPGSQLNALVDDTPQRPGLPAPASNETTVEQLRLEDARRLARENPMAVANIVRGWMTGESTATAS; from the coding sequence ATGAACACCGCCGTCGCCACCGTTGACGCCCCACCCCTCCAAACTGCGGGCCCACCCAACCGCTTGGTGCAGGGCTTTGCGCGCCTCGACAGCGGCCGCAAGCTCATGCTCGGGCTGGGCGCGGCCGCCTTGCTGGCGCTGCTGGTGGCGGCCGCCCTGATGGCCGGCCGACCCGAGTTTCGGGTGCTTTACGCCAACCTCTCGCCTCAAGACGGCGGCGCGGTGATCGAACAGTTGTCGCAACTGGGCGTACCCTACCAGCACTCCGAAGGCGGCACCGCCATTTTGGTACCCGCTGACCGGGTGCACGATGTGCGCTTGCAGCTGGCGGCGCAGGGCCTGCCGCGCGGCAGCGTGGTCGGCTTTGAACTGATGGACACCGCCCGGCTGGGCATGACGCAGTTCCAGGAGCGGCTCAATTTTCAGCGCGGGCTCGAGGGCGAGCTGGTGCGCTCCATCTCGTCGCTCAACGCCGTGGCCGAGGCGCGCGTGCACCTGGCCCTGCCGAATCAGACCGGTTTTTTTAGGGAACAGCAAAAGCCCTCGGCCAGCGTGTTGCTCACCCTGCACGGCGGCCGCGTGCTCGACCGCGCCCAAGTCGCCGGCATCGTGCACCTAGTGGCCAGCAGCGTGCCCGAAATGCGCCCGGCGGCGGTGAGCGTGGTGGACCAGCAGGGCAACCTGTTGTCGCAAAGCGCCGACGGCGCCCAAAGCGGCATCGACTCGCGCCAGCTTGAATACCGGCGCATGGTCGAGCAGATGTACGCCCAGCGCATCCTGGATCTGCTCGAGCCCTTGGTCGGGCGCCAAAACGTGCGCGCCCAAGTCACGGCCGACGTCGATTTTTCGGTCACCGACCAGACCAGCGAGCAGTTCCGCCCCAACCAAGCCCCCAACGAAGCCGCGGTGCGCAGCGCCCAGTTGCTCGAAAGCGGCAGCCAAACCGAACAAACGCCGGCTGGCGTGCCGGGCGCCGTGGCCAACTTGCCCCCGGGGGCCGCAGCGGCTCCGATCAACGCCCCCGACGCCGGCCCCTTGGGTGTGGTGCCCGGGCAAAACGTGCCCGGCGGCAGCGCCGAAGCCAACCGCCGGCGCGAGCAAGTGACCAACTTCGAGGTCGACCGCACCGTGGCCGTCACCCGGGGGGCCACCGGCAACATCCGGCGCCTGAGCGCCGCCGTGGTGCTCAACCACGCTGAGGGCACCGATCGGCGCGGAGAACCCACCACCACCGCCTTGTCGCCCGAGCTGATGGCGCAGATCAACGCGCTGGTGCGCGAAGCCATCGGCTTTAGCGAACCGCGCGGCGACACCGTGAACGTGATGAACGCCGCCTTCAACCGCACCGTGGTCGAAACGGTCGAGCTGCCGCTGTGGCAGCAGCCTTGGCTGCAAGACCTGATCCGCTCCCTGGTTTGGCCGTTGGGCTTGCTGCTGCTGGCTCTGATCGTCTTCTTGGGCATGGTGCGGCCCTCGCTCAAGCTCATGGCGGCGCCGCCCCCAGAGGCCGGCGCAGAGGGCGCACCACCCGGCAGCCAGCTCAACGCCTTGGTGGACGATACACCCCAGCGCCCAGGCCTGCCCGCGCCGGCATCCAACGAAACGACTGTGGAGCAGCTGAGGCTTGAAGACGCACGTCGGCTGGCACGCGAAAACCCGATGGCCGTGGCCAACATCGTGCGCGGTTGGATGACCGGAGAATCGACAGCGACGGCCAGCTGA
- the fliE gene encoding flagellar hook-basal body complex protein FliE, with protein sequence MELRLTPPTTVGAGAPRPARLPGLDSGAGGSAGAVPEAGGFGQAFKTALQNVSAAQERASQLQTEFQLGNPNVSLEQTMLAMQKSQIGFQAALHVRNRMMQAYTDVMNMQV encoded by the coding sequence ATGGAATTGCGCCTCACCCCTCCCACGACCGTCGGCGCAGGCGCCCCGCGCCCCGCACGCCTGCCCGGCTTGGACTCGGGCGCCGGTGGATCGGCTGGGGCGGTGCCCGAAGCCGGCGGCTTTGGACAAGCCTTCAAGACCGCATTGCAAAACGTCAGCGCCGCCCAAGAGCGCGCGAGCCAGCTGCAGACCGAATTCCAGCTCGGCAACCCCAACGTGAGCTTGGAGCAAACCATGCTTGCGATGCAAAAATCACAGATCGGCTTTCAGGCCGCCTTGCATGTGCGCAACCGCATGATGCAGGCGTACACCGATGTGATGAACATGCAGGTATGA
- a CDS encoding flagellar protein FliT codes for MSTMPTDLLEHYQAIERTSQAMLDAAQAHDWDAVMRLESACAVLIERLRELGQEGDLTPTERARKQRIMLTLLRHDAQIRELVEPCVDDLWANLGPTRSTLLH; via the coding sequence ATGTCCACCATGCCTACTGACCTGCTCGAGCACTACCAAGCGATCGAAAGAACCAGCCAAGCGATGCTCGACGCCGCGCAGGCGCACGACTGGGACGCCGTGATGCGGCTCGAAAGCGCCTGCGCCGTGCTGATCGAACGCCTGCGCGAACTCGGCCAAGAGGGAGATTTGACGCCCACAGAGCGCGCCCGCAAACAACGCATCATGCTCACGCTGCTGCGCCATGATGCCCAGATTCGGGAACTGGTTGAGCCCTGCGTCGATGATTTGTGGGCCAACCTGGGGCCGACTCGGTCCACTCTGCTGCATTGA
- a CDS encoding ComEA family DNA-binding protein has protein sequence MIGVLLLLASAGANAVEANRASASDLDAIKGIGPVMLERIVAARQQRPFANWSDFSNRVRGVGPTTAARLSANGLRVNGKALGQDAPTNPVRWQPMVPQPLEPVHPASAATKAQN, from the coding sequence ATGATCGGCGTTTTGCTGTTGCTGGCCTCGGCCGGTGCCAACGCCGTAGAGGCCAACCGCGCCTCCGCCTCCGACTTGGATGCGATCAAAGGCATCGGTCCGGTGATGCTTGAGCGCATCGTGGCGGCGCGGCAACAGCGCCCATTCGCCAACTGGAGCGATTTCTCCAACCGGGTGCGTGGAGTCGGCCCCACCACCGCCGCGCGTCTGTCAGCCAACGGTCTGCGGGTCAATGGCAAAGCCTTGGGGCAGGATGCACCGACCAATCCGGTGCGTTGGCAACCCATGGTGCCGCAGCCGCTGGAGCCGGTGCACCCTGCCAGCGCAGCCACCAAAGCCCAGAACTGA
- a CDS encoding CoA pyrophosphatase, producing the protein MFDPTQVPVLGTDAHLPAVAPAECQPLALRRRLAAPPPWQPELWHEPRFIERAPSRAAVLMAVRTGPQPTLLLTERSPELPDHPGQIAFPGGKIDASDANAQAAALREAQEEIGLPHQVVEVLGQLPDYTTGSGFIVTPVLALVPASQRLQPDPREVAAVFEVPLVYLMNPAHHRRHELLWQGRRRQWFSMPWHDGTRECYIWGATAAMLRNLYRLLSA; encoded by the coding sequence ATGTTTGACCCCACCCAAGTGCCTGTGCTGGGCACCGATGCGCATCTGCCCGCCGTGGCGCCCGCCGAGTGCCAGCCGCTGGCGCTGCGGCGCCGTTTGGCGGCGCCGCCGCCGTGGCAGCCCGAGCTGTGGCATGAACCCCGCTTCATCGAGCGTGCGCCCAGCCGCGCTGCGGTGCTGATGGCGGTGCGCACCGGGCCGCAACCCACGCTGCTGCTCACCGAGCGCAGCCCCGAGTTGCCCGACCACCCCGGCCAGATCGCCTTTCCCGGCGGCAAGATCGACGCCAGCGACGCCAACGCCCAAGCCGCCGCTTTGCGCGAAGCGCAAGAGGAAATCGGGCTGCCACATCAGGTGGTGGAGGTGCTGGGCCAGCTGCCCGACTACACCACTGGCAGCGGCTTCATCGTCACGCCGGTGCTGGCCTTGGTGCCTGCCAGCCAGCGCCTACAACCCGACCCGCGCGAGGTGGCGGCGGTGTTCGAGGTGCCGCTGGTCTATCTGATGAACCCGGCGCACCACCGCCGCCACGAACTGCTCTGGCAAGGCCGCCGCCGGCAGTGGTTTTCTATGCCGTGGCACGACGGCACGCGCGAGTGCTACATCTGGGGCGCCACGGCGGCCATGCTGCGCAACCTGTACCGACTTTTGAGTGCTTGA
- a CDS encoding CobD/CbiB family protein, whose translation MTLFALIFALVLEQARPLHDDNPAHAALRAWAAAARRWLDAGQWHHGWLAWALAVLGPVVLAVLIYGLLNWVHGLLGFAWAVLVLYLTLGFRQFSHHFTTIRVALESGDEAAARAELARWQGVEVAELPPQELLRHVIEHSVLAAHRHVFGVMVAFVAFAAIGLGPAGAVLYRMALHLARHWPVRTTVQAEDASAAAARRGWHVVDYLPVRATALAFAVVGNFEEAIANWRQDGALNKGNDGLLLAASAGAMNVRLGSGPPLGEPLYTPELGWSESDARVPQLAHLASMVGLVWRGVLLWLLLLALALFARAW comes from the coding sequence ATGACCTTGTTTGCCCTCATTTTTGCATTGGTGCTCGAACAGGCGCGCCCCTTGCACGACGACAACCCGGCGCATGCTGCGTTGCGCGCGTGGGCGGCTGCGGCCCGGCGCTGGCTTGATGCCGGGCAATGGCACCACGGCTGGCTGGCGTGGGCGCTGGCGGTGCTGGGGCCGGTGGTGCTGGCGGTGTTGATCTACGGGCTGCTCAACTGGGTGCACGGCCTGCTCGGTTTTGCGTGGGCGGTGTTGGTGCTCTACCTGACCTTGGGCTTCAGGCAGTTCAGCCACCACTTCACCACCATCCGGGTGGCGCTGGAGTCGGGCGACGAGGCCGCGGCGCGGGCCGAGCTGGCGCGCTGGCAGGGGGTGGAGGTGGCCGAGCTGCCGCCGCAAGAGCTGCTGCGGCACGTGATCGAGCACTCGGTGCTGGCCGCGCACCGCCATGTGTTTGGCGTCATGGTGGCGTTCGTGGCCTTTGCCGCCATCGGGCTGGGGCCGGCGGGGGCGGTGTTGTACCGCATGGCCTTGCACTTGGCGCGCCACTGGCCGGTGCGCACCACGGTGCAGGCCGAAGACGCCTCGGCCGCGGCGGCGCGGCGCGGCTGGCACGTGGTGGATTACTTGCCGGTGCGTGCCACGGCGCTGGCTTTTGCGGTGGTGGGCAATTTTGAAGAAGCGATCGCCAACTGGCGCCAAGACGGCGCCCTGAACAAGGGCAACGATGGCTTGCTGCTGGCTGCCAGCGCCGGAGCCATGAACGTGCGCCTAGGCAGCGGCCCCCCGCTGGGCGAGCCCCTGTACACGCCCGAGCTGGGCTGGAGCGAGTCGGACGCACGCGTGCCCCAGCTGGCGCACCTGGCCAGCATGGTGGGGCTGGTGTGGCGCGGCGTGCTGCTGTGGCTGCTGCTGCTGGCGCTGGCGCTGTTTGCCCGCGCTTGGTAG
- the rsgA gene encoding ribosome small subunit-dependent GTPase A, protein MRLPPSGASGGAALGDELQGLVVGTHGRHCWIETDDGRRLLCHLPGRKDAPLVGDRVCWQPSGDGGSISRTLPRRNVLYRQDELRTKSFAANLDLVLVLLAADPVFSESQLNRALVAAAAAHIDALVVLNKLDLGPAFDSAWQRLAPYRAFGQDVLPLCLHEGSDPSTLDALRQRLEGRTTLVLGPSGTGKSTLINRLIPSAMAATGAVSRALNSGRHTTTSSSWYWLDGQRRSALIDSPGFQEFGLRHLEPQQLAQLMPDLAAHCGQCRFYNCTHLHEPGCAVRAAVGQAVHEQRYRLYVDLHRELSAAPRY, encoded by the coding sequence ATGAGGCTCCCACCGAGCGGCGCTTCCGGCGGCGCGGCGCTGGGCGACGAGCTGCAAGGCTTGGTGGTAGGCACCCACGGCCGCCACTGCTGGATCGAGACCGACGACGGCCGGCGCCTGTTGTGCCACCTGCCTGGCCGCAAAGACGCGCCGCTGGTGGGCGACCGGGTCTGCTGGCAGCCCAGCGGCGACGGCGGCTCGATCAGCCGCACGCTGCCGCGGCGCAACGTGCTGTATCGGCAAGACGAACTGCGCACCAAATCCTTTGCCGCCAACCTCGACTTGGTGCTGGTGCTGCTGGCCGCCGACCCGGTGTTTTCCGAAAGCCAGCTCAACCGGGCGCTGGTGGCGGCTGCTGCGGCCCATATCGACGCGTTGGTGGTGCTCAACAAACTAGACCTGGGCCCGGCCTTCGACAGCGCCTGGCAGCGCTTGGCACCCTACCGCGCCTTTGGGCAAGACGTGCTGCCCCTGTGCCTGCACGAGGGCAGCGACCCCAGCACGCTAGATGCCCTGCGCCAGCGTCTAGAAGGCCGCACGACCTTGGTGCTGGGCCCCTCGGGCACCGGCAAAAGCACGCTCATCAACCGGCTCATCCCCAGCGCCATGGCGGCCACGGGGGCGGTGTCGCGGGCGCTCAATTCGGGCCGCCACACCACCACCAGCAGCAGCTGGTATTGGCTCGATGGGCAACGGCGTTCGGCGCTGATCGACTCCCCCGGCTTCCAGGAGTTTGGCCTGCGCCACCTCGAGCCGCAGCAACTGGCGCAGCTGATGCCCGATTTGGCCGCGCACTGCGGGCAGTGCCGCTTTTACAACTGCACCCACCTGCACGAGCCCGGTTGCGCGGTGCGCGCCGCCGTGGGCCAGGCGGTGCACGAGCAGCGCTACCGGCTTTATGTGGATTTGCACCGCGAGCTCAGCGCGGCGCCGCGCTATTGA
- a CDS encoding M48 family metallopeptidase — protein sequence MDFLAAYAPLLWTAVFCLLLTAGLLTRLWLAGRQMRHVAQHRASVPAAFAERIGLAAHQKAADYTIAKTRLGLLEGSFGAALLIGWTLLGGLNALNLALLAWLGPGLLQQVALLAAFTALGALLELPLSWYRTFVLEQKHGFNRMTPRLWLSDGLKGALVGAAIGLPVVALLLWLMQAAGPLWWLWAWALWMAFNLLLLVLYPSLIAPLFNRFEPLQDPALKARIETLLARCGFKAQGLFVMDGSKRSAHANAYFTGFGPAKRVVFFDTLLQQLAPGEIDAVLAHELGHYKRRHILKRIVLMAVLSLGALALLGWLAQQVWFYTGLGVTPNLMQPNGALALILFLLVTPLVGFFASPWMSALSRRQEFEADAFAAAHADPRDLASALLKLYQDNASTLTPDPLYVRFYYSHPPASERLARLGA from the coding sequence ATGGATTTTCTAGCTGCTTATGCCCCCCTGCTGTGGACGGCCGTGTTTTGCCTGCTGCTCACCGCCGGCTTGCTCACCCGGCTCTGGCTGGCTGGGCGCCAGATGCGCCACGTGGCGCAACACCGCGCCAGCGTGCCCGCCGCCTTTGCCGAGCGCATCGGGCTGGCGGCGCACCAGAAAGCGGCCGACTACACCATCGCCAAAACCCGCCTCGGGTTGCTCGAGGGCAGCTTCGGGGCCGCGCTGCTGATCGGCTGGACGCTGCTGGGGGGGCTCAATGCCCTCAACTTGGCCTTGCTGGCGTGGTTGGGGCCGGGCTTGCTGCAGCAGGTGGCGCTGCTGGCGGCCTTCACCGCCTTGGGTGCGCTGCTGGAGCTGCCCCTGTCGTGGTACCGCACCTTCGTGCTCGAGCAAAAACACGGCTTCAACCGCATGACGCCGCGTCTGTGGCTCAGCGACGGCCTCAAAGGAGCCCTGGTTGGGGCGGCGATCGGCCTGCCGGTGGTGGCCTTGTTGTTGTGGCTGATGCAGGCCGCCGGCCCGCTGTGGTGGCTGTGGGCGTGGGCGCTGTGGATGGCCTTCAATCTGCTGCTGCTGGTGCTGTACCCGAGCCTGATTGCCCCGCTCTTCAACCGCTTCGAGCCGCTGCAAGACCCGGCCCTCAAAGCCCGCATCGAAACCCTGTTGGCGCGCTGCGGCTTTAAGGCCCAAGGCTTGTTCGTGATGGACGGCAGCAAGCGCAGCGCCCACGCCAACGCCTACTTCACCGGCTTTGGGCCCGCCAAGCGGGTGGTGTTTTTTGACACCCTGTTGCAGCAACTCGCGCCCGGCGAGATCGACGCCGTGCTGGCGCACGAGCTCGGGCACTACAAGCGCCGCCACATCCTCAAGCGCATTGTGCTCATGGCCGTGCTGAGCTTGGGCGCCTTGGCCTTGCTGGGCTGGCTGGCGCAGCAAGTCTGGTTCTACACCGGCTTGGGCGTGACGCCCAACCTGATGCAGCCCAACGGGGCGCTGGCGCTGATCCTGTTTTTGCTGGTGACGCCGCTGGTCGGTTTTTTTGCCTCGCCTTGGATGAGCGCGCTGTCGCGCCGGCAAGAGTTCGAGGCCGACGCCTTTGCGGCGGCGCACGCCGACCCACGCGACCTCGCCAGCGCCCTGCTTAAGCTGTACCAAGACAACGCCAGCACCCTCACCCCCGACCCGCTCTACGTGCGCTTTTACTACTCGCACCCGCCGGCGAGCGAGCGCTTGGCGCGCTTGGGCGCATGA
- the orn gene encoding oligoribonuclease has product MQTPDEPKAATAELHHSDQNLVWIDCEMSGLDPEKERLLEIAVVVTGPQLSPRIDGPVLVLQQSEALLAAMDNWNKGTHGKSGLLDKVRASRLSEAEAEAELLAFLRRYVPKGGSPMCGNSVGQDRRFLLKYLPKLEDYFHYRNLDVSTLKELAKRWRPEVYAAFKKQQRHTALADVHESIDELEHYRQHLLR; this is encoded by the coding sequence ATGCAAACCCCCGACGAACCCAAGGCCGCAACGGCCGAACTGCACCACAGCGACCAAAACCTGGTCTGGATCGACTGCGAGATGAGCGGGCTCGACCCGGAAAAAGAGCGCCTGCTGGAGATCGCCGTGGTGGTGACCGGGCCGCAGCTGAGCCCGCGCATCGACGGCCCGGTGCTGGTGCTGCAGCAAAGCGAGGCGCTGCTGGCGGCAATGGACAACTGGAACAAAGGCACGCACGGCAAGAGCGGCCTGCTCGACAAGGTGCGCGCCAGCCGCCTGAGCGAGGCCGAGGCCGAAGCCGAGCTGCTGGCCTTCCTGCGCCGCTATGTGCCCAAGGGCGGCTCGCCCATGTGTGGCAACAGCGTCGGCCAAGACCGGCGCTTTTTGCTCAAGTACCTGCCCAAGCTCGAGGACTACTTCCACTACCGCAACCTCGACGTGAGCACGCTCAAAGAGCTTGCCAAACGCTGGCGCCCCGAGGTCTATGCGGCCTTCAAAAAACAACAGCGCCACACCGCGCTGGCCGATGTGCACGAGTCGATCGACGAGCTGGAGCACTACCGCCAGCACCTGCTGCGCTAA
- a CDS encoding DEAD/DEAH box helicase has protein sequence MTDITCNPAAIDAATPLATPLATPTTPSAFAALGLAQPLLKAVADLGFTQPTLVQQAVIPKAMQAEGSARPGGHAFTDLMVSSQTGSGKTAAFLLPVLHTLLVQMEQQEAAERAEWERLQAEAAAAGQPAPKRAKRQNPLLARHFKPTIPGALVLCPTRELAQQVANDAIDLVQHCRGLRIANVVGGMPYQMQIAKLQNANLVVATPGRLLDLQRSGQLVLDQVQFLVVDEADRMLDLGFADDLAEVNRLTAARRQTMMFSATFAPRIQALATRVMREPQRVQIDTPQDRHVNIEQRLYWCDSPEHKRQLLDHWLRDASIEQAIVFSSTQIECDALAADLQQAGFAAVALHGALSQGLRNRRLTALRSGQVQILVATDVAARGIDVPSITHVFNFGLPMKAEDYTHRIGRTGRAGRQGLAVTMAEMRDRRKIGEIEAYSQQVIDTHTVPGMEPRKPVYESRDTRRAPGGRPPAGRGARPGPYSGPREGGFGARPTQHQPHHPPRTPGEGPRHGFGKPAPARQGDRPAFGDRPAFAERPSFGDRPAWGDKRERPQGGAKPFAGKGRPSR, from the coding sequence ATGACAGACATCACCTGCAACCCTGCGGCCATCGACGCCGCGACCCCGTTGGCCACTCCTTTGGCCACCCCCACCACGCCTTCGGCTTTTGCCGCGCTGGGCCTGGCACAGCCGCTGCTCAAAGCCGTGGCCGACCTGGGTTTCACCCAGCCCACGCTGGTGCAACAAGCCGTGATCCCCAAAGCCATGCAGGCCGAAGGCAGCGCGCGCCCGGGCGGCCACGCCTTCACCGACCTGATGGTCTCGAGCCAGACCGGCAGCGGCAAAACCGCCGCCTTCCTGCTGCCGGTGCTGCACACCCTGCTGGTGCAGATGGAGCAACAAGAGGCCGCCGAGCGCGCCGAATGGGAGCGCCTGCAGGCCGAGGCCGCTGCGGCCGGCCAGCCCGCGCCCAAGCGCGCCAAGCGCCAAAACCCGCTGCTGGCGCGCCACTTCAAGCCCACCATTCCGGGTGCGCTGGTGCTGTGCCCGACGCGCGAGCTGGCGCAGCAGGTGGCCAACGACGCCATCGACCTAGTGCAGCACTGCCGCGGCCTGCGCATTGCCAACGTGGTCGGCGGCATGCCCTACCAGATGCAGATCGCCAAGCTGCAAAACGCCAACCTCGTGGTGGCCACGCCGGGCCGCCTGCTCGATTTGCAGCGCAGCGGCCAGCTGGTGCTCGATCAGGTGCAGTTTTTGGTGGTCGATGAGGCCGACCGCATGCTCGACCTCGGCTTTGCCGACGACCTAGCCGAAGTCAACCGCCTCACCGCCGCGCGGCGCCAGACCATGATGTTCAGCGCCACCTTTGCGCCGCGCATCCAGGCGCTGGCCACGCGCGTCATGCGCGAGCCGCAGCGGGTGCAGATCGACACCCCGCAAGACCGCCATGTGAACATCGAGCAGCGCCTGTACTGGTGCGACAGCCCGGAGCACAAGCGCCAGTTGCTGGATCACTGGCTGCGCGACGCCAGCATCGAGCAGGCGATCGTGTTCTCCAGCACCCAGATCGAGTGCGACGCGCTGGCCGCCGACCTGCAGCAAGCCGGCTTTGCGGCCGTGGCGCTGCACGGCGCACTCAGCCAAGGCTTGCGCAACCGCCGCCTGACGGCGCTGCGCAGCGGTCAGGTGCAGATTCTGGTGGCCACCGACGTGGCCGCGCGCGGCATCGACGTGCCCAGCATCACCCATGTGTTCAACTTTGGGCTGCCCATGAAGGCCGAAGACTACACGCACCGCATCGGCCGCACCGGCCGCGCCGGGCGCCAAGGGCTGGCGGTGACCATGGCCGAAATGCGCGACCGGCGCAAGATCGGCGAAATCGAAGCCTACAGCCAGCAAGTGATCGACACCCACACCGTGCCCGGCATGGAGCCACGCAAGCCCGTGTACGAGAGCCGCGATACCCGTCGTGCCCCCGGCGGCCGCCCGCCAGCCGGCCGCGGTGCCCGCCCGGGGCCCTACAGCGGTCCGCGCGAAGGCGGTTTTGGCGCCCGCCCCACACAGCATCAGCCGCACCACCCACCGCGCACCCCCGGCGAGGGGCCGCGCCACGGCTTTGGCAAACCGGCCCCGGCACGCCAGGGCGACCGCCCGGCCTTTGGCGACCGTCCGGCGTTTGCCGAGCGCCCATCCTTCGGCGACCGCCCGGCTTGGGGCGACAAGCGCGAGCGCCCGCAAGGCGGGGCCAAGCCCTTTGCCGGCAAAGGGCGCCCGAGCCGCTGA